A part of Winslowiella toletana genomic DNA contains:
- the gyrA gene encoding DNA topoisomerase (ATP-hydrolyzing) subunit A, translating into MSDLAREITPVNIEEELKNSYLDYAMSVIVGRALPDVRDGLKPVHRRVLFAMHVLGNDWNKAYKKSARVVGDVIGKYHPHGDTAVYDTIVRMAQPFSLRYMLVDGQGNFGSVDGDSAAAMRYTEVRMSKIAHELLADLEKETVDYVPNYDGTEQIPEVMPTKVPNLLINGASGIAVGMATNIPPHNLTEVVNGCLAYIDDENISVEGLMEHITGPDFPTAAFINGRRGIEEAYRTGRGKIYIRARGQVEADAKTGRETIIINEIPYQVNKARLIEKIAELVKEKRLEGISALRDESDKDGMRIVIEIKRDAVGEVVLNNLYSLTQLQTSFGINMVALDQGQPKIMPLKDIIVAFVRHRREVVTRRTIFELRKARDRAHILEALAIALANIDPIIELIRGAATPAEAKAGLIARPWDLGNVSAMLERAGDNAARPEWLEEEFGIRDGQYYLTEQQAQAILDLRLQKLTGLEHEKLLDEYKALLEQIAELLHILESAERLMEVIREELELIRDQFGDARRTEITANSADINIEDLINQEDVVVTLSHQGYVKYQPLTDYEAQRRGGKGKSAARIKEEDFIDRLLVANTHDTILCFSSRGRLYWMKVYQLPEASRGARGRPIVNLLPLEPNERITAILPVREYAEGLNIFMATASGTVKKTALTEFSRPRSAGIIAVNLRDDDELIGVALTDGNDEAMLFSAAGKVVRFAEQAVRAMGRTASGVRGIKLAEGDRVVSLIIPREEGAIMTVTQNGYGKRTSNSEYPTKSRATQGVISIKVTERNGPVIGAVQVVDGDQIMMITDAGTLVRTRVSEVSVVGRNTQGVILIRTAEDENVVGLQRVAEPVAEEELDAIDGSVAEGDDEIAPEVESDDDIPEGDDE; encoded by the coding sequence ATGAGCGACCTTGCCAGAGAAATTACACCGGTCAATATTGAGGAAGAGTTAAAGAACTCTTACCTTGATTACGCCATGTCGGTCATCGTTGGCCGCGCATTACCAGATGTTCGGGATGGACTGAAACCGGTCCACCGTCGTGTGCTTTTCGCCATGCACGTTCTCGGTAACGACTGGAATAAAGCTTATAAAAAGTCTGCCCGTGTGGTCGGCGACGTTATTGGTAAATATCACCCACATGGTGATACCGCGGTGTACGACACTATCGTGCGTATGGCGCAGCCATTCTCATTGCGCTATATGCTGGTCGATGGGCAGGGTAACTTCGGTTCCGTCGACGGCGATTCCGCGGCTGCGATGCGTTATACCGAAGTTCGCATGTCGAAAATCGCCCACGAACTGCTGGCGGATCTGGAAAAAGAGACTGTCGATTATGTGCCTAACTACGATGGCACCGAGCAGATCCCGGAAGTGATGCCGACTAAAGTACCCAACCTGCTGATTAACGGCGCGTCGGGGATTGCTGTCGGTATGGCGACCAATATTCCTCCACATAACCTGACTGAAGTGGTTAACGGTTGTCTGGCCTATATCGACGATGAAAACATCAGCGTTGAAGGGCTGATGGAACACATCACCGGACCAGACTTCCCGACCGCAGCCTTTATTAATGGTCGTCGCGGGATCGAAGAAGCCTATCGCACCGGTCGCGGCAAGATCTATATCCGCGCCCGTGGCCAGGTGGAAGCCGATGCGAAGACCGGTCGCGAAACCATCATCATCAATGAAATTCCGTATCAGGTGAATAAAGCGCGCCTGATCGAGAAGATCGCCGAGCTGGTGAAAGAGAAGCGTCTGGAAGGCATCAGCGCGCTGCGCGATGAGTCCGATAAAGACGGCATGCGCATTGTGATTGAAATTAAACGCGATGCGGTTGGCGAAGTGGTGCTGAATAATCTCTACTCGCTGACGCAGCTGCAGACCTCTTTCGGTATCAATATGGTGGCGCTGGACCAGGGCCAGCCGAAAATTATGCCGCTGAAGGATATTATCGTCGCCTTTGTGCGCCATCGTCGTGAAGTGGTGACCCGTCGTACCATTTTCGAACTGCGCAAAGCGCGCGATCGCGCCCATATCCTTGAAGCGCTGGCGATTGCGCTGGCGAATATCGATCCGATTATCGAGCTGATCCGTGGTGCTGCAACCCCAGCTGAAGCCAAAGCTGGCCTGATTGCCCGTCCATGGGATCTGGGCAACGTTTCGGCGATGCTGGAACGCGCCGGTGATAACGCTGCACGTCCGGAGTGGCTGGAAGAAGAATTTGGTATTCGCGACGGTCAATACTATCTGACCGAGCAGCAGGCTCAGGCGATTCTGGATCTGCGTCTGCAGAAACTGACCGGTCTTGAGCATGAAAAACTGCTGGACGAGTACAAAGCGCTGCTGGAGCAGATTGCAGAGCTGCTGCACATTCTGGAAAGTGCTGAGCGCCTGATGGAAGTGATTCGTGAAGAGCTGGAACTGATCCGCGATCAGTTTGGCGATGCGCGCCGCACCGAAATCACCGCTAACAGCGCCGATATCAATATCGAAGACCTGATTAATCAGGAAGATGTTGTGGTTACCCTGTCGCACCAGGGCTACGTTAAGTATCAGCCACTGACTGATTACGAAGCGCAGCGTCGTGGCGGTAAAGGTAAATCGGCCGCACGTATTAAAGAAGAGGACTTTATTGATCGTCTGCTGGTGGCCAACACCCATGACACCATCCTCTGCTTCTCAAGCCGTGGCCGTCTCTACTGGATGAAGGTCTATCAGCTGCCGGAAGCCAGCCGTGGTGCGCGTGGACGTCCAATCGTCAACCTGCTGCCGCTGGAGCCGAATGAGCGTATTACGGCGATCCTGCCGGTGCGCGAATATGCGGAAGGTCTGAATATCTTTATGGCGACCGCCAGCGGCACCGTGAAGAAAACGGCGCTGACCGAGTTCAGCCGTCCACGCAGCGCCGGTATTATCGCCGTCAATCTGCGTGACGATGACGAACTGATTGGCGTAGCGCTGACTGATGGCAACGATGAAGCGATGCTGTTCTCCGCCGCCGGTAAAGTGGTGCGCTTCGCCGAGCAGGCAGTACGCGCCATGGGCCGTACCGCTTCTGGTGTGCGTGGTATCAAGCTGGCAGAAGGCGACCGCGTTGTGTCGTTGATCATTCCTCGTGAAGAGGGCGCGATTATGACGGTAACGCAGAACGGTTACGGTAAACGTACCAGTAACAGCGAATACCCGACCAAGTCGCGTGCCACTCAGGGCGTTATCTCGATCAAAGTCACCGAACGTAACGGACCGGTTATCGGTGCGGTGCAGGTGGTCGATGGCGATCAGATTATGATGATCACCGATGCCGGTACGCTGGTGCGTACCCGCGTGTCTGAGGTCAGCGTCGTGGGGCGTAACACCCAGGGCGTGATCCTGATTCGTACCGCAGAAGATGAAAACGTCGTGGGCCTGCAACGTGTGGCAGAGCCGGTAGCAGAAGAAGAACTTGATGCTATCGACGGCAGCGTGGCGGAAGGTGATGACGAGATCGCGCCAGAAGTGGAAAGCGATGACGATATCCCGGAAGGCGACGACGAGTAA
- the ubiG gene encoding bifunctional 2-polyprenyl-6-hydroxyphenol methylase/3-demethylubiquinol 3-O-methyltransferase UbiG, with translation MNVKPKPAAPNVDHAEIAKFEAVASRWWDMEGEFKPLHRINPLRLGYIAQHADGLFGKKVLDVGCGGGILAESMAREGAVVTGLDMGAEPLEVARLHALESGVKIDYVQQTVEEHAEQFAGQYDVVTCMEMLEHVPDPRSVVHACARLVKPGGEVFFSTLNRNSKAWLMAIFGAEYILRMVPRGTHDIKKFIRPAELLNWVDETPLRERHIIGLHYNPLTNKFRLGRGVDVNYMLHTHRVVES, from the coding sequence ATGAATGTAAAGCCAAAACCCGCCGCACCTAATGTTGATCATGCTGAAATCGCCAAGTTTGAAGCGGTCGCCTCGCGCTGGTGGGATATGGAAGGTGAATTCAAGCCACTGCACCGCATTAACCCGCTGCGTCTCGGCTATATTGCGCAGCACGCCGATGGCCTGTTTGGTAAAAAGGTGCTGGATGTGGGCTGCGGCGGCGGGATTCTGGCGGAAAGCATGGCGCGTGAAGGCGCGGTGGTGACCGGTCTGGATATGGGCGCCGAGCCGCTGGAAGTGGCGCGCCTGCATGCGCTGGAAAGCGGCGTTAAAATTGATTATGTGCAGCAAACCGTTGAAGAGCATGCGGAGCAGTTTGCCGGTCAGTACGATGTGGTGACCTGCATGGAGATGCTGGAACATGTGCCGGATCCACGCTCCGTGGTGCACGCCTGCGCGCGTCTGGTAAAACCGGGCGGCGAAGTGTTTTTCTCCACCCTGAACCGCAACAGCAAAGCCTGGCTGATGGCGATTTTCGGCGCGGAATATATCCTGCGCATGGTGCCGCGTGGCACCCACGATATTAAGAAGTTTATCCGTCCGGCTGAACTGCTGAACTGGGTGGATGAAACCCCGTTGCGCGAACGTCATATTATTGGTCTGCATTACAACCCACTGACCAATAAATTCCGTTTAGGGCGCGGTGTGGATGTCAATTATATGCTGCATACCCATCGCGTAGTTGAATCCTGA